The following are encoded together in the Leisingera caerulea DSM 24564 genome:
- a CDS encoding MFS transporter gives MLSILQNRTYRHLFLAQIVALTGTGLATVALGLLAFDLAGERAGLVLGTALTIKMVAYVTVAPIAAAWAEQTDRRKMLIGLDLVRMAVAVCLPFVSEVWQVYVLIFVLQSASAGFTPAFQASIPDVLTEEKDYTRALSLSRLAFELESLASPMLAAALLLVVSSGTLFWGTAAGFAGSALLLLTIALPSPAPKAPRPVWERTTRGIRNYLRTPRLRGLLALNWVVSAIGAMVIVNTVVLVRAGMALPESSVALALAAFGGGSMLSAMLLPRLLERLPDRTVMLAGAGLGIAAMAILALAALAQPLTFARLAIGWAVIGAGYSAVLTPSGRLLARSAHAADRPAVFAAQFTLSHACWLLFYPLSAWLMAAWGGGAAMLALALLAAAGLIAAQRLWPRDSASPVAHSHPDLPPDHPHLQGARPHAHPIIIDDLHPQYPQQTPR, from the coding sequence ATGCTTTCCATCCTGCAGAACCGGACCTACCGGCATTTGTTCCTGGCCCAGATCGTCGCGCTGACCGGCACCGGGCTGGCAACCGTGGCGCTGGGGCTCTTGGCCTTTGACCTGGCAGGCGAACGCGCCGGGCTGGTGCTGGGCACTGCGCTGACGATCAAGATGGTGGCCTATGTCACCGTGGCGCCCATCGCCGCCGCCTGGGCAGAGCAGACGGACCGGCGCAAAATGCTGATCGGCCTGGACCTGGTGCGGATGGCGGTGGCGGTTTGTCTGCCGTTCGTTTCCGAGGTCTGGCAGGTCTATGTGCTGATCTTCGTGCTGCAATCCGCCTCTGCCGGGTTCACGCCCGCCTTCCAGGCCTCGATCCCCGATGTGCTGACGGAGGAGAAGGACTACACCCGGGCGCTGTCGCTGTCGCGGCTGGCGTTTGAGCTGGAGAGCCTGGCGAGCCCGATGCTGGCCGCGGCGCTGCTGCTGGTGGTCAGTTCCGGCACCCTGTTCTGGGGCACCGCGGCGGGGTTCGCCGGGTCGGCCCTGCTGCTGCTGACAATCGCGCTGCCGTCACCCGCGCCCAAGGCGCCGCGCCCGGTTTGGGAGCGCACCACCCGCGGCATCCGCAATTACTTGAGGACCCCGCGGCTGCGCGGGCTCTTGGCGCTGAACTGGGTGGTGTCCGCCATCGGCGCTATGGTGATCGTCAACACGGTGGTGCTGGTGCGCGCAGGCATGGCGCTGCCCGAAAGCTCGGTGGCGCTGGCGCTGGCGGCGTTCGGCGGCGGCTCGATGCTGTCGGCCATGCTGCTGCCGCGGCTGCTGGAGCGGCTGCCGGACCGGACCGTGATGCTGGCCGGGGCAGGGCTGGGCATAGCTGCCATGGCCATCCTCGCACTGGCGGCCTTGGCCCAGCCGCTCACGTTTGCACGGCTGGCAATCGGATGGGCGGTGATCGGCGCGGGCTACTCCGCGGTGCTGACACCTTCGGGGCGGCTGCTGGCGCGCTCGGCCCATGCGGCGGACCGCCCCGCGGTCTTTGCCGCGCAGTTCACCCTGTCGCATGCCTGCTGGCTGCTGTTCTACCCGCTGTCGGCCTGGCTGATGGCCGCCTGGGGCGGGGGCGCGGCGATGCTGGCGCTGGCGCTGCTGGCCGCGGCAGGGCTGATCGCCGCGCAGCGCCTGTGGCCCAGGGACAGCGCATCCCCCGTTGCGCACAGCCACCCTGATCTGCCGCCGGACCACCCGCATTTGCAGGGCGCCCGCCCGCATGCGCATCCGATCATCATCGACGATCTGCACCCGCAATATCCGCAGCAAACGCCGCGCTGA
- the repC gene encoding plasmid replication protein RepC produces MEHASQIAFGRMDQRGRLAGTHDKWDLLAALTHAAAEFELSHRTLGVLKALLTFLPERALSAEPDSAIVFPSNRKLMERLNGMPESTLRRHLATLTRLGIVSRKNSPNRKRYARRSGDDTALAFGFDLSPLARHAGQIFDAALAAKARAEHLAVLRDRVAVLRQQLMDLADTAADLLEAARKLLRRKPCEAELTRMAAALQEEIARRTPEDPPRQTALPARQMSGSTGQNERHIQYSIKKDSDSEGPQAEASCSDPVRTEAEDGTAEKTSDLSTVVRACPEVQSYYPGRLRSWQDADRIAEMLSPMIGIELPVLSDARAAMGRKDAATAVMCILEKLATIRSPGAYLRRLAQKARAGQFSTAPMLNALLQKGQRAEIVS; encoded by the coding sequence ATGGAACATGCGTCCCAAATCGCGTTTGGGCGGATGGATCAGCGCGGCCGGCTGGCGGGTACTCACGACAAGTGGGACCTTCTGGCTGCGCTCACCCATGCCGCTGCGGAATTCGAACTGAGCCACCGCACCCTTGGGGTGCTCAAGGCCCTGCTGACCTTCCTGCCGGAACGCGCACTCAGCGCGGAGCCGGACAGCGCCATTGTCTTCCCCTCGAACCGCAAGCTGATGGAGCGGCTCAATGGGATGCCTGAAAGCACCCTGCGCCGCCATCTGGCAACCCTCACGCGGCTGGGAATTGTCAGCCGGAAGAACAGCCCCAACCGCAAGCGTTATGCCCGCCGCAGCGGCGATGACACGGCGCTGGCCTTCGGCTTTGACCTGTCCCCCCTCGCCCGCCACGCAGGCCAGATCTTTGACGCCGCGCTGGCGGCCAAGGCCCGGGCTGAGCATTTGGCGGTTCTGCGCGACCGTGTGGCCGTGCTGCGGCAGCAGCTGATGGACCTGGCGGACACTGCCGCTGACCTGTTGGAAGCCGCCCGCAAGCTGCTGCGCCGCAAACCCTGCGAGGCAGAGCTGACCCGGATGGCTGCGGCACTGCAGGAAGAAATTGCCCGCCGGACACCGGAAGACCCGCCCCGGCAAACCGCACTGCCTGCGCGCCAAATGAGCGGCAGCACCGGCCAGAATGAGCGGCACATACAGTATTCAATAAAAAAAGATTCTGACTCTGAAGGGCCGCAGGCCGAAGCCTCCTGCTCTGACCCGGTGCGCACTGAGGCAGAGGATGGGACTGCTGAGAAAACAAGTGACCTGAGCACCGTTGTGCGCGCCTGTCCCGAGGTGCAAAGCTATTACCCCGGCAGGCTGCGCAGCTGGCAGGATGCCGACAGGATTGCCGAGATGCTGTCACCGATGATAGGGATCGAATTGCCCGTTCTCAGCGACGCCCGTGCCGCGATGGGCCGCAAAGATGCGGCAACCGCCGTGATGTGCATCCTGGAAAAGCTGGCAACCATCCGCAGCCCTGGCGCCTACTTGCGGCGGCTGGCGCAAAAGGCCCGGGCGGGTCAATTCTCCACCGCACCGATGCTGAATGCGCTGCTGCAAAAGGGACAGCGGGCGGAAATTGTCAGCTGA
- the hutG gene encoding N-formylglutamate deformylase, which yields MIDVTQGTSPLVLGLPHTGTDVPPEVWERLNETGRALADTDWHIHDLYEGLVEEITTVRTPIHRYVIDVNRDPAGISLYPGQNTTTLVPLTDFDGLPIWRDGQEPDEAEITRRRDAYHAPYHAALAAELERVKAIHGFAILYDCHSIRGDIPFLFEGRLPDFNVGTNMGETCDASIEALTVAHCEAAEGYTSTLNGRFKGGWTTRHYGRPADGLHSIQMELAQATYCQESPPWTYLPERAEQLRAHLTKILTDLQTWRPA from the coding sequence ATGATCGACGTCACCCAAGGCACCTCGCCGCTGGTGCTGGGGCTGCCCCACACCGGCACCGATGTGCCGCCGGAGGTCTGGGAGCGTCTGAACGAGACCGGCCGGGCGCTGGCCGATACGGATTGGCACATTCACGACCTGTACGAAGGGCTGGTGGAGGAGATCACAACCGTCCGCACCCCCATCCACCGCTATGTGATCGACGTGAACCGCGATCCCGCCGGTATCAGTCTCTATCCAGGGCAAAACACCACCACATTGGTGCCCTTGACCGATTTTGACGGGCTGCCGATCTGGCGCGACGGGCAAGAGCCGGACGAGGCCGAAATCACCCGCCGCCGCGACGCCTATCACGCGCCCTATCACGCGGCGCTGGCGGCAGAGCTGGAGCGGGTGAAGGCCATTCACGGCTTTGCCATCCTCTATGACTGCCACTCGATCCGCGGCGACATCCCCTTCCTGTTCGAGGGCCGCCTGCCGGATTTCAATGTGGGCACCAACATGGGCGAAACCTGCGATGCGTCCATCGAGGCGCTGACCGTGGCCCATTGCGAGGCGGCGGAGGGCTATACCTCCACCCTCAACGGGCGCTTCAAGGGCGGCTGGACCACCCGCCACTACGGGCGGCCTGCGGACGGCCTGCACTCCATCCAGATGGAGCTGGCGCAGGCCACCTACTGCCAGGAAAGCCCGCCCTGGACCTACCTGCCGGAGCGCGCGGAGCAACTGCGCGCCCATCTCACCAAAATTCTCACCGATCTTCAGACCTGGAGGCCCGCATGA
- a CDS encoding glycerophosphodiester phosphodiesterase family protein yields MQYPQIPAFAAQPGLIRLIGHRGARGVLPENTMEGFAFALTAGVELLELDVTATRDGVAVITHNHRLTRSMIRGADGCWLQGEEPKVSALTYAELQAYDAGGLDGRSAYGQRFPDQAFLTGVRIPRLADLLALLQLAEHQNVHLLLEIKSDPELLGDTAARQALVEAVVSEVRQARMQPRTVLHSFDWDLLADCQRIAPEMPASFLTQLPDNADDVGEDSSKAVNPVAGCSALDLPDRVAAAGGQFWCPYFLDITADSLARARALGLVTVVWTVNEPEDIERMIDLGVDAICTDYPGRVQRLLLMHGLHWRAD; encoded by the coding sequence AGCCCGGCCTGATCCGCCTGATCGGCCACCGCGGCGCCCGCGGCGTGCTGCCGGAAAACACGATGGAAGGTTTCGCGTTTGCCCTGACCGCCGGGGTGGAACTGCTGGAGCTGGACGTGACCGCCACCCGCGACGGCGTGGCGGTGATCACCCACAACCACCGCCTGACCCGGTCGATGATCCGCGGCGCCGATGGCTGCTGGCTGCAGGGGGAAGAACCGAAAGTGTCGGCGCTGACCTATGCCGAACTGCAGGCCTATGACGCGGGCGGGCTGGACGGCCGCAGCGCCTATGGCCAGCGGTTTCCGGACCAGGCGTTTCTGACCGGCGTGCGCATTCCCCGCCTTGCGGACCTGCTGGCGCTGCTGCAGCTGGCTGAGCATCAGAACGTGCATCTGCTGCTGGAGATCAAATCGGATCCGGAGCTGCTGGGCGACACCGCCGCGCGCCAGGCCCTGGTTGAGGCAGTGGTGTCAGAGGTCCGCCAGGCCCGGATGCAGCCGCGCACGGTGCTGCACAGTTTCGACTGGGATCTGCTGGCGGACTGCCAGCGGATCGCCCCGGAAATGCCCGCCTCCTTCCTGACCCAGCTGCCGGACAACGCCGACGACGTGGGCGAGGATTCCTCCAAGGCGGTGAACCCGGTGGCGGGCTGCAGCGCCCTGGACCTGCCGGACCGCGTTGCCGCGGCCGGGGGCCAGTTCTGGTGCCCCTATTTCCTGGACATCACGGCAGACTCCCTGGCCCGCGCCCGCGCACTGGGGCTGGTGACGGTGGTCTGGACGGTGAATGAGCCGGAAGACATCGAGCGGATGATTGATCTTGGCGTCGATGCGATCTGCACGGATTACCCGGGGCGGGTGCAGCGGCTGCTGCTGATGCACGGGCTGCATTGGCGCGCAGACTGA
- the hutH gene encoding histidine ammonia-lyase: MIEMIPGTVTLATLEDIYRNLTPAKLDASAREPVEAAAKMVADAAAGEDAVYGINTGFGKLASTKIAPEDTATLQRNLILSHCCGVGEALPEDKTRLMMTLKLLSMGRGASGVRWLVIEQIEQMLERGVVPVIPSQGSVGASGDLAPLAHMAAAMIGAGEATYEGTRMSSAEALKKAGLEPIVLGPKEGLGLINGTQFSTACALAGLFDAWRMAEASMAIASLTTDAIMGSTAPLVADIHSLRGHAGQIDVAREMRAIMDGSEIRESHREGDTRVQDPYCIRCQPQVVGAALDVLRMAAKTLEIEANAVTDNPLVLVNEGRIVSGGNFHAEYVGFAADQIALAVAEIGAIAQRRVALMVDPTLSHDLPPFLTPDPGLNSGFMIAEVTTAALMSENKHLANPCVTDSTPTSANQEDHVSMAAHGALRLSKMNANLSVILGVEMLCAAQGVEARAPLQTSTRLQDVLAMLREEIPSLAEDRYLAPDIETASAMVRAGRVAAAAGVEVTA; the protein is encoded by the coding sequence ATGATCGAGATGATCCCCGGCACGGTAACGCTGGCCACGCTGGAAGATATCTACCGCAACCTGACCCCTGCCAAACTCGACGCCTCCGCCCGCGAGCCGGTGGAGGCCGCCGCGAAGATGGTTGCAGATGCCGCTGCCGGAGAGGACGCCGTCTATGGCATCAACACCGGTTTCGGCAAGCTGGCCTCAACCAAGATCGCACCGGAAGACACCGCCACCCTGCAGCGCAACCTGATCCTCAGCCATTGCTGCGGGGTAGGGGAGGCACTGCCGGAGGACAAGACCCGGCTGATGATGACGCTGAAACTGCTGTCGATGGGCCGCGGCGCGTCCGGTGTGCGCTGGCTGGTGATCGAGCAGATAGAACAGATGCTGGAACGCGGCGTGGTGCCGGTGATCCCGTCGCAGGGCTCCGTCGGCGCATCGGGCGACCTGGCACCGCTGGCGCATATGGCGGCGGCGATGATCGGGGCAGGGGAGGCCACATATGAGGGCACCCGCATGTCCAGCGCGGAAGCGCTGAAAAAGGCCGGGCTGGAGCCTATTGTGCTGGGTCCCAAGGAGGGGCTGGGGCTGATCAACGGCACTCAGTTTTCGACCGCCTGCGCGCTGGCGGGGCTGTTTGACGCCTGGCGCATGGCAGAGGCGTCGATGGCGATTGCGTCGCTCACCACCGACGCGATCATGGGCTCCACCGCGCCCTTGGTCGCGGACATCCACTCCCTGCGCGGCCATGCGGGGCAGATCGACGTGGCCCGCGAAATGCGCGCGATCATGGACGGTTCGGAGATCCGCGAGAGCCACCGCGAAGGCGACACCCGCGTGCAGGATCCCTATTGCATCCGCTGCCAGCCGCAGGTGGTGGGCGCGGCGCTGGACGTGTTGCGGATGGCCGCCAAAACGCTGGAGATCGAAGCCAACGCCGTCACCGACAACCCGCTGGTGCTGGTGAACGAAGGCCGCATCGTCTCCGGCGGCAATTTCCATGCTGAATACGTGGGCTTTGCCGCGGATCAGATCGCGCTGGCGGTGGCCGAAATCGGCGCCATCGCGCAGCGCCGGGTGGCGCTGATGGTCGATCCCACGCTCAGCCACGACCTGCCGCCGTTCCTGACGCCCGATCCGGGGCTGAACTCCGGTTTCATGATCGCCGAGGTGACCACCGCCGCACTGATGAGTGAGAACAAGCATTTGGCGAATCCTTGCGTCACAGACTCAACCCCGACGTCAGCCAACCAGGAGGACCACGTGTCCATGGCCGCCCACGGCGCGCTGCGGCTGTCGAAGATGAATGCGAACCTGTCGGTGATCCTGGGCGTCGAAATGCTCTGTGCCGCGCAAGGGGTGGAGGCGCGCGCTCCGCTGCAGACCTCAACGCGCCTGCAGGACGTGCTGGCAATGCTGCGCGAGGAGATCCCCTCGCTGGCCGAGGACCGTTACCTGGCGCCCGACATTGAAACCGCCAGCGCCATGGTCCGCGCAGGCCGGGTTGCAGCGGCTGCGGGCGTGGAGGTGACGGCATGA
- the hutU gene encoding urocanate hydratase, whose product MSDPRKNTRDIFPPTGPELNAKSWMTEAPLRMMMNNLHPDVAENPHELVVYGGIGRAARTWKDFDLIVETLKNLEEDQTLMVQSGKPVGVFQTHKDAPRVLIANSNLVPHWANWDHFNELDKKGLMMYGQMTAGSWIYIGTQGIVQGTYETFAEAGRQHYGGDLKGKWILTGGLGGMGGAQPLAAVFAGACCLAVECNPDSIDFRLRTKYLDEKAETLDEALEMIERWTANGEAKSVGLLGNAAEIFPELVERAKAGGIRPDIVTDQTSAHDPVNGYLPLGWTMGEWKERRVSEPKAVETAARASMKVQVKAMCDFHAMGVPTVDYGNNIRQMALEEGLENAFDFPGFVPAYIRPLFCRGIGPFRWAALSGDPEDIRKTDAKMKELFPENEGLHRWLDMAQERIAFQGLPARICWIGLGDRHKAGLAFNEMVRNGELSAPVVIGRDHLDSGSVASPNRETEAMMDGSDAVSDWPLLNALLNTASGATWVSLHHGGGVGMGFSQHSGVVICCDGSEDAERRIGRVLWNDPATGVMRHADAGYDIAKDCAREHGLNLPGILG is encoded by the coding sequence ATGAGCGATCCCCGCAAGAACACCCGCGACATCTTCCCGCCCACCGGCCCGGAGCTCAACGCCAAGTCCTGGATGACCGAGGCGCCGCTCAGGATGATGATGAACAACCTGCATCCCGACGTCGCCGAAAACCCGCATGAACTGGTGGTCTACGGCGGCATCGGCCGCGCCGCGCGCACCTGGAAGGATTTCGACCTGATCGTCGAGACCCTGAAGAACCTTGAGGAAGACCAGACCCTTATGGTGCAGTCGGGCAAACCCGTGGGCGTCTTCCAGACCCACAAGGACGCGCCCCGCGTGCTGATCGCCAACTCCAACCTGGTGCCGCATTGGGCCAACTGGGACCATTTCAACGAGCTCGATAAGAAGGGCCTGATGATGTACGGCCAGATGACGGCCGGCTCCTGGATCTATATCGGCACCCAGGGCATCGTGCAGGGCACCTATGAGACCTTTGCCGAAGCGGGCCGCCAGCATTACGGCGGCGACCTCAAGGGCAAGTGGATCCTGACCGGCGGCCTGGGCGGCATGGGCGGCGCGCAGCCGCTGGCAGCCGTTTTTGCCGGCGCCTGCTGCCTGGCGGTGGAGTGCAACCCGGACTCGATCGACTTCCGCCTGCGCACCAAGTACCTGGACGAGAAGGCCGAAACCCTGGACGAAGCGCTGGAGATGATCGAGCGCTGGACCGCCAACGGCGAGGCGAAATCCGTGGGCCTCTTGGGCAACGCGGCAGAGATCTTCCCCGAACTGGTGGAACGCGCCAAGGCAGGCGGCATCCGCCCCGATATCGTGACCGACCAGACCTCAGCCCACGACCCGGTCAATGGCTACCTGCCGCTGGGCTGGACCATGGGCGAGTGGAAGGAGCGCCGGGTATCTGAGCCGAAAGCGGTGGAAACGGCCGCCCGCGCCTCGATGAAAGTGCAAGTGAAGGCGATGTGCGATTTCCACGCGATGGGCGTGCCCACCGTGGATTACGGCAACAACATCCGCCAGATGGCGCTGGAGGAGGGGCTGGAGAACGCCTTTGACTTCCCCGGTTTCGTGCCCGCCTACATCCGCCCGCTGTTCTGCCGCGGCATCGGCCCGTTCCGCTGGGCGGCGCTGTCCGGCGATCCGGAGGATATCCGTAAGACCGACGCCAAGATGAAGGAGCTGTTCCCCGAGAACGAAGGGCTGCACCGCTGGCTGGACATGGCGCAGGAACGCATCGCGTTCCAGGGCCTGCCCGCGCGGATCTGCTGGATCGGCCTTGGTGACCGCCACAAGGCGGGCCTCGCGTTCAACGAGATGGTCCGCAATGGCGAGCTGTCGGCGCCGGTTGTCATTGGCCGCGACCATCTGGATTCGGGCTCGGTGGCGTCCCCCAACCGTGAGACTGAGGCGATGATGGACGGCTCTGATGCGGTGTCCGACTGGCCGCTCTTGAATGCGCTCCTGAACACCGCCTCCGGCGCGACCTGGGTGTCGCTGCACCACGGCGGCGGGGTTGGCATGGGCTTCTCGCAGCATTCCGGCGTGGTGATCTGCTGCGACGGCAGCGAGGACGCGGAGCGCCGCATCGGCCGCGTGCTGTGGAATGACCCGGCGACCGGCGTCATGCGCCATGCGGATGCAGGCTATGACATTGCCAAGGACTGCGCGCGCGAGCATGGGCTGAACCTGCCCGGTATCCTGGGCTGA
- the hutI gene encoding imidazolonepropionase produces MTGEFVLTGARLATLASSDTPYGLIEDGAVAVSGGRIVWAGPREKLSADNFPWEQRDLGGRLVTPGLIDCHTHIVFGGNRAMEFEMRLNGASYEEVARAGGGIVSTVSATREASLEQLVQDALPRLDALIAEGAAVVEVKSGYGLDLDTELNMLRAARRLGELRPVTVKTTFLGAHATPAEYKGRDDDYIGEVCIPALRAAHAEGLVDAVDGFCENIAFAPAQIERVFKVAQELGLPVKLHAEQLSHQGGTKLAADYGALSVDHVEYATEDDARAMAASGSVAVILPGAFYTIRETQAPPIEHFRAHGVPMALATDCNPGSSPLTSLLLTMNMGCTLFRMTPEEALAGVTRNAARALGLPDRGQIAAGMRADLAVWDVETPAELAYRIGFNPLYTRIYEGTQ; encoded by the coding sequence ATGACAGGGGAGTTTGTTCTGACAGGCGCGCGGCTGGCCACGTTGGCCAGTTCGGACACGCCCTATGGCCTGATTGAGGACGGCGCGGTCGCGGTCTCGGGCGGCAGGATCGTCTGGGCCGGTCCGCGGGAAAAATTGTCAGCTGACAATTTTCCGTGGGAGCAGCGCGACCTGGGCGGTCGGCTGGTCACGCCGGGCCTGATCGACTGCCACACCCATATCGTCTTTGGCGGCAACCGGGCGATGGAGTTCGAGATGCGCCTCAATGGCGCGTCATATGAGGAAGTCGCCAGGGCAGGGGGCGGCATCGTCTCCACCGTTTCCGCCACCCGCGAGGCCTCGCTGGAGCAGCTGGTGCAGGACGCGCTGCCGCGGCTGGATGCGCTGATCGCCGAAGGTGCTGCGGTGGTGGAGGTGAAATCCGGCTACGGGCTGGATCTGGACACCGAACTCAACATGCTGCGCGCCGCCCGCCGCCTGGGCGAGCTGCGCCCGGTGACGGTGAAAACCACCTTCCTCGGCGCCCATGCGACGCCTGCTGAGTACAAAGGCCGCGACGATGACTACATCGGCGAGGTCTGCATCCCGGCGCTGCGCGCCGCCCATGCGGAGGGGCTGGTGGATGCAGTGGATGGCTTCTGCGAAAACATCGCCTTTGCGCCTGCGCAGATCGAACGGGTGTTCAAAGTGGCGCAGGAGCTGGGCCTGCCGGTTAAACTGCACGCCGAACAGCTGAGCCATCAGGGCGGCACCAAGCTGGCCGCGGACTACGGCGCGTTGTCAGTCGATCACGTGGAATACGCCACCGAGGACGACGCCAGGGCGATGGCCGCCTCCGGCTCCGTTGCGGTGATCCTGCCCGGCGCGTTTTACACCATCCGTGAAACCCAGGCGCCGCCCATTGAGCACTTCCGCGCCCACGGCGTGCCGATGGCTCTGGCGACCGACTGCAACCCGGGCTCCTCGCCGCTGACTTCCTTGCTGCTGACCATGAATATGGGCTGCACCCTGTTCCGCATGACCCCGGAGGAGGCGCTGGCAGGCGTCACCCGCAACGCAGCCCGCGCGCTGGGTCTGCCAGACCGGGGACAGATCGCTGCCGGTATGCGCGCCGATCTGGCGGTCTGGGACGTGGAAACGCCCGCAGAGCTCGCCTACCGCATCGGCTTCAACCCGCTTTACACCCGTATCTATGAGGGCACCCAATGA